One Natrinema longum genomic window carries:
- a CDS encoding IS5 family transposase has translation MTQISRFTERCVSIAQRVTGERGESAAPTGGGGFADYALISLHCLRIYLDTSYRMTIDLLKEMPQITGEIGLDVADLPAPSTLCKAFDRIEMGVCRVLLRQSAQLHDTSEHAAIDATFYERDRASRHYCHRTNYRVQTLKVTKLVDTATQAVLDLHCSTTLEGSDADLAEQIARRNAGDLRSLAADKGYDKQALRDQLRKLDIRPLIKHRIFAPYDHAHNARIDDDRYAQRSMTETVNSAIKRSLGYAVRARTWYREFREITLMCVVYNIKRAVKQ, from the coding sequence ATGACACAAATCTCCCGCTTCACCGAGCGTTGCGTCTCGATTGCACAAAGAGTTACGGGTGAACGAGGCGAATCCGCTGCCCCAACTGGTGGCGGCGGATTCGCCGACTATGCCCTCATTTCGCTGCATTGCCTCCGGATTTACCTCGATACGTCCTACCGGATGACGATCGATCTGTTGAAGGAAATGCCGCAAATAACAGGGGAGATCGGCCTTGACGTGGCCGATCTCCCCGCTCCATCTACGCTGTGTAAGGCGTTTGATCGGATCGAAATGGGTGTCTGTCGAGTGCTACTGCGCCAGTCGGCGCAGTTGCACGACACCTCTGAACACGCTGCTATCGACGCAACATTCTACGAACGTGATCGTGCGAGCCGCCACTACTGCCACCGAACAAATTACCGCGTTCAAACGCTCAAAGTCACAAAACTCGTCGATACAGCAACGCAAGCTGTTCTCGATCTTCACTGCTCGACGACGTTAGAAGGAAGCGACGCAGACCTCGCCGAGCAGATCGCCCGCCGGAACGCGGGCGATCTGCGATCCCTTGCCGCTGACAAGGGCTACGATAAGCAAGCGCTCCGCGACCAGCTCCGCAAACTCGACATTCGCCCGCTGATCAAACACCGGATCTTCGCTCCCTACGATCACGCTCACAACGCCCGTATTGACGACGATCGGTACGCTCAGCGGTCAATGACTGAAACAGTGAACTCCGCAATCAAGCGCTCGCTCGGCTACGCCGTGCGAGCGCGTACTTGGTATCGAGAGTTCCGTGAAATTACCCT
- a CDS encoding sensor histidine kinase, whose protein sequence is MGRKRRDRRRREWSPRNRVGPTRIACSSSSGTCSDTVGGVGSDVTITIEATDGGFAIVFEVVEAHGWRITVSESDAGGLRFEISTADEDGSVVTATPVQDRQ, encoded by the coding sequence GTGGGACGAAAACGCCGAGACCGAAGACGGCGGGAGTGGTCCCCTAGAAATCGAGTAGGGCCGACGAGGATCGCCTGCTCGTCCTCTTCGGGCACGTGTTCCGACACCGTCGGGGGCGTCGGAAGCGATGTCACGATCACGATCGAGGCGACCGACGGCGGGTTCGCGATCGTCTTCGAAGTCGTCGAAGCCCACGGCTGGCGGATCACCGTCAGCGAGAGCGACGCGGGTGGACTCCGATTCGAAATCTCGACGGCGGACGAGGACGGTTCGGTCGTCACGGCGACTCCAGTACAAGACCGACAGTAA
- a CDS encoding amphi-Trp domain-containing protein — protein MPEEVLFESESSQPRADIASYLRTVADRLESGDAITLKTGTDSVTLNPPASPTFEVKAEREGPTDGPGELSVEFELEWDENAETEDGGSGPLEIE, from the coding sequence ATGCCAGAAGAAGTCCTGTTCGAATCCGAAAGCAGCCAGCCCAGAGCCGACATCGCGTCGTATCTCCGCACGGTCGCCGACAGACTCGAGAGTGGAGACGCGATCACGCTGAAAACGGGTACCGACTCGGTAACGCTGAACCCACCGGCGAGCCCGACGTTCGAGGTCAAAGCCGAACGCGAGGGGCCGACGGACGGTCCCGGCGAACTGAGCGTCGAGTTCGAACTCGAGTGGGACGAAAACGCCGAGACCGAAGACGGCGGGAGTGGTCCCCTAGAAATCGAGTAG
- the carB gene encoding carbamoyl-phosphate synthase large subunit, giving the protein MSTDTATDGETGDGRTILLIGSGPIQIGQAAEFDYSGAQACRALQEEGARVVLVNSNPATIMTDPEMADEVYIEPITTDAIAEIIRKENPDGVIAGLGGQTGLNVTAELAEEGVLEEYDVDIMGTPLDTIYATEDRDLFRQRMEKIGQPVPASTTISLEDGESVADMTEEDLKERVQAAVDEVGGLPVIARTTYTLGGSGSGVVHEMDELLRRVRKGLRLSRNSEVLITESIAGWVEYEYEVMRDADDSCIIICNMENIDPMGIHTGESTVVTPSQIVPDEGHQEMRTAALDVIRELGIQGGCNIQFAWRDDGTPGGEYRVVEVNPRVSRSSALASKATGYPIARVTAKVALGKRLHEIDNEITGETTAAFEPAIDYVVTKVPRWPKDKFDDVDFELTTAMKSTGEAMAIGRTFEESLLKALRSSEYEPDIDWAEVSDEELEEHYLARPSPDRPYAMFEAFERGYTVDEVQELTGIFEWYTERFKRIADSTLAAQEGDFTEAAIAGHTNATIAASAGADVDTVETEVPGRTYKQVDTCAGEFKAETPYYYSARKSEFESGPLLGDAAAGELEVDRDIESVIVVGGGPIRIGQGVEFDYCSVHAVRALRDLGIDAYVVNNNPETVSTDYDTSDGLFFEPITAEEVADVAEATGADGVMVQFGGQTSVNIGEPLEDELERRGLDCEVMGTSVEAMDLAEDRDRFNALMDELEISQPDGGTAFSEEEALELAHDIGYPVLVRPSYVLGGRAMQVVYDDAELETYIEEAVRVAPDKPILVDDFLEDAIELDVDAVSDGRNVIIGGIMEHVESAGVHSGDSACMIPPRSLDEDTLERVREVTEDIAEALKTKGLLNVQLAVRDGEVYVLEANPRSSRTVPFVSKATGVPIAKLAAQVMAGETLASLEADEQIPDHTSIKEVVLPFDRLPGSDPRLGPEMKSTGEVMGTASDFGTAYWKAQQAAGNAVSEGTAVVDLDVDGFENHFDVAEFDDVPQAIRENEVDFVVSRDRDTLEMAVEEEIPYLSTVASAEAYVEALDSFDGDLEVESVSSRPKHAAKWGTSE; this is encoded by the coding sequence ATGAGTACGGATACCGCCACAGACGGCGAGACGGGGGACGGACGTACGATCCTGTTGATCGGGAGCGGTCCGATCCAGATCGGACAGGCCGCCGAATTCGACTACTCGGGTGCACAGGCCTGCCGAGCCCTCCAGGAGGAAGGCGCTCGCGTCGTGCTCGTCAACTCGAACCCCGCGACGATCATGACGGATCCGGAGATGGCCGACGAGGTCTACATCGAGCCGATCACGACCGACGCCATCGCCGAGATCATCCGCAAGGAGAATCCCGACGGCGTCATCGCCGGGCTGGGCGGCCAGACCGGGCTGAACGTCACCGCCGAACTCGCCGAGGAAGGCGTCCTCGAGGAGTACGACGTCGATATCATGGGAACGCCCCTGGATACGATCTACGCGACCGAGGACCGCGACCTCTTCCGCCAGCGCATGGAGAAGATCGGCCAGCCGGTCCCCGCGTCGACCACCATCTCGCTCGAGGACGGCGAGTCGGTCGCCGACATGACCGAGGAGGACCTGAAGGAACGCGTGCAGGCCGCCGTCGACGAGGTCGGCGGACTGCCGGTCATCGCCCGTACGACCTACACCCTCGGCGGGAGCGGCTCCGGCGTCGTCCACGAGATGGACGAACTCCTCCGCCGCGTCCGCAAGGGACTGCGCCTCTCTCGCAACAGCGAGGTCCTCATCACCGAGTCCATCGCCGGCTGGGTCGAGTACGAGTACGAAGTGATGCGCGACGCCGACGACTCGTGTATCATCATCTGCAACATGGAGAACATCGACCCGATGGGGATCCACACTGGCGAGTCGACGGTCGTCACACCCTCCCAGATCGTCCCCGACGAGGGCCACCAGGAGATGCGCACCGCCGCGCTCGACGTCATCCGCGAACTCGGCATTCAGGGGGGCTGTAACATCCAGTTCGCGTGGCGCGACGACGGAACCCCCGGCGGCGAGTACCGCGTCGTCGAGGTCAACCCGCGCGTCTCCCGCTCCTCCGCGCTGGCCTCCAAGGCGACCGGGTATCCGATCGCCCGCGTGACCGCGAAGGTCGCGCTGGGCAAGCGCCTCCACGAGATCGACAACGAGATCACCGGCGAAACGACGGCGGCGTTCGAGCCCGCGATCGACTACGTCGTCACCAAGGTGCCCCGGTGGCCCAAGGACAAGTTCGACGACGTCGACTTCGAGCTGACGACGGCGATGAAGTCGACCGGCGAGGCGATGGCCATCGGCCGCACCTTCGAGGAGTCGCTGCTCAAAGCCCTTCGCTCGAGCGAGTACGAACCCGACATCGACTGGGCCGAGGTTAGCGACGAGGAACTCGAGGAACACTACCTCGCACGTCCGTCGCCGGATCGCCCCTACGCGATGTTCGAGGCCTTCGAACGCGGCTACACCGTCGACGAAGTCCAGGAGCTGACGGGCATCTTCGAGTGGTACACCGAGCGCTTCAAGCGCATCGCCGACTCGACGCTCGCCGCCCAGGAGGGTGACTTCACCGAGGCCGCGATCGCCGGCCACACCAACGCGACGATCGCCGCGAGCGCCGGCGCTGACGTCGACACCGTCGAAACCGAGGTCCCCGGTCGCACCTACAAGCAGGTCGACACCTGCGCGGGCGAGTTCAAGGCCGAGACGCCGTACTACTACTCCGCGCGAAAGTCGGAGTTCGAGTCCGGTCCGCTGCTCGGCGACGCCGCCGCGGGCGAACTCGAGGTCGACCGCGACATCGAGAGCGTGATCGTCGTCGGCGGCGGCCCGATCCGCATCGGACAGGGCGTCGAGTTCGACTACTGTTCGGTCCACGCGGTCCGCGCGCTGCGCGACCTCGGCATCGACGCCTACGTCGTCAACAACAACCCCGAGACGGTGTCGACCGACTACGACACCTCCGACGGGCTCTTCTTCGAGCCGATCACGGCGGAGGAAGTCGCCGACGTCGCCGAGGCGACCGGTGCCGACGGCGTGATGGTCCAGTTCGGCGGTCAGACCTCCGTCAACATCGGCGAACCCCTCGAGGACGAACTCGAGCGCCGCGGCCTGGACTGTGAAGTCATGGGCACCTCCGTCGAGGCGATGGACTTAGCGGAGGACCGCGATCGCTTTAACGCCCTGATGGACGAACTCGAGATCTCCCAGCCCGACGGCGGGACGGCCTTCTCCGAGGAGGAGGCCCTCGAACTCGCCCACGACATCGGCTACCCCGTCCTCGTCCGCCCCTCCTACGTGCTGGGCGGTCGCGCGATGCAGGTCGTCTACGACGACGCGGAACTCGAGACCTACATCGAGGAGGCCGTCCGCGTCGCCCCCGACAAGCCGATCCTCGTCGACGACTTCCTCGAGGACGCGATCGAACTCGACGTGGATGCGGTCTCCGACGGCCGCAACGTCATCATCGGCGGCATCATGGAACACGTCGAGAGCGCGGGCGTCCACTCGGGCGATTCCGCGTGTATGATCCCGCCACGCTCGCTGGACGAAGATACCTTAGAGCGCGTCCGCGAGGTCACCGAGGACATCGCCGAGGCGCTGAAGACCAAAGGACTACTGAACGTTCAGCTCGCAGTCAGGGACGGCGAGGTCTACGTGCTCGAGGCCAACCCGCGCTCCTCGCGTACCGTCCCGTTCGTCTCCAAGGCGACGGGCGTCCCGATCGCCAAGCTTGCAGCGCAGGTCATGGCCGGCGAGACGCTCGCGAGTCTCGAGGCCGACGAGCAGATCCCCGACCACACCTCGATCAAGGAGGTCGTCCTCCCCTTCGACCGCCTGCCGGGCTCGGACCCGCGTCTCGGTCCGGAGATGAAGTCCACGGGCGAGGTCATGGGCACGGCAAGCGACTTCGGCACGGCCTACTGGAAGGCCCAGCAGGCCGCCGGCAACGCCGTCAGCGAGGGGACTGCCGTCGTCGACCTCGACGTCGACGGCTTCGAGAACCACTTCGACGTGGCCGAGTTCGACGACGTGCCACAGGCGATCCGCGAGAACGAGGTCGACTTCGTCGTCAGCCGCGACCGCGACACCCTCGAGATGGCCGTCGAGGAGGAGATCCCCTACCTGTCGACGGTCGCCAGCGCCGAGGCCTACGTCGAAGCGCTCGATAGCTTCGATGGTGACCTCGAGGTCGAATCGGTATCCAGCCGCCCGAAACACGCCGCCAAGTGGGGCACGTCCGAGTAA
- a CDS encoding Lrp/AsnC family transcriptional regulator, protein MTTDVDLTERERAVINAFQGGFPVVPRPFEDAAAAMRERGVDIDATELLETIRDLDERGTLSRFGPLVNAQEIGGAATLVAMHAPEERFDEIVELVNDHHEVAHNYERAHPHLNVWFVVSVADEDRVGDVLAEIEAETGQETYNLPKRREFRVEAKFYVDGPLDGDGDVAAAGIDCTDLGPDVTPTDEPTLSPAERDLVLEVQDGVPLTETPYADVADAIGADVEWVLETVKRFEREGKIRRIGVVPNHYALGYTENGMTVWNVPDDVVPEVGPEVASLPFVTHCYRRPRHEGVWPYNFFAMTHGRSEAESRRRIEQVRETMDEYWDVTDDDWDTLFSTQILKKTGIRMEERADANTRER, encoded by the coding sequence ATGACCACGGACGTCGACCTCACCGAGCGCGAGCGGGCGGTCATCAACGCCTTTCAGGGTGGCTTCCCCGTCGTACCGCGACCGTTCGAAGACGCCGCCGCCGCAATGCGCGAACGCGGGGTCGACATCGACGCGACGGAACTACTCGAGACGATTCGAGACCTCGACGAACGGGGCACGCTATCACGGTTCGGGCCGCTCGTCAACGCCCAGGAGATCGGCGGCGCGGCGACGCTCGTCGCCATGCACGCCCCCGAGGAGCGCTTCGACGAGATCGTCGAGCTGGTCAACGACCACCACGAGGTCGCGCACAACTACGAGCGAGCCCATCCCCACCTGAACGTCTGGTTCGTCGTGAGCGTCGCCGACGAGGATCGCGTCGGGGACGTCCTCGCCGAGATCGAGGCCGAAACGGGCCAGGAAACGTACAACCTCCCGAAACGACGGGAGTTCCGCGTCGAGGCCAAGTTCTACGTCGACGGTCCCCTCGACGGCGACGGTGACGTCGCGGCCGCCGGGATCGACTGCACCGATCTCGGCCCCGACGTGACACCGACCGACGAACCCACGCTGTCGCCGGCCGAACGCGATCTCGTCCTCGAGGTACAGGACGGAGTTCCACTCACCGAGACGCCCTACGCGGACGTGGCCGATGCGATCGGAGCGGACGTGGAGTGGGTCCTCGAGACCGTCAAACGGTTCGAACGCGAGGGGAAGATCCGACGGATCGGTGTCGTCCCGAACCACTACGCGCTGGGCTACACGGAAAACGGGATGACGGTCTGGAACGTGCCCGACGACGTCGTTCCCGAGGTCGGTCCCGAAGTCGCCTCGCTGCCGTTCGTGACTCACTGTTACCGGCGGCCCCGCCACGAGGGCGTCTGGCCGTACAACTTCTTCGCGATGACCCACGGCCGCAGCGAGGCGGAAAGTCGACGGCGCATCGAGCAGGTCCGTGAAACCATGGACGAGTACTGGGACGTGACCGACGACGACTGGGACACCCTGTTTTCGACGCAAATATTGAAGAAAACCGGGATTCGGATGGAAGAGCGTGCCGACGCGAACACCAGAGAGCGATAA
- a CDS encoding precorrin-2 dehydrogenase/sirohydrochlorin ferrochelatase family protein, whose protein sequence is MIPLLHDFTNATVLVVGGGPVGARKARRFAREARVLVVSPAFADRDFGDAELIRAAPDADDVPAWLERTAPALVVAATDDAAINEAVVDAAHDRGILVNRADRSGEREPGSVVVPATVREEPVTVAIATGGRAPALSKYLRQELEETLEGAGEMARVCSGVREQLKTRDVSADRRREIVTNVVNSPDVWTALRTGTSNCPQVIEDVLGEELATGGDRP, encoded by the coding sequence ATGATTCCACTCTTGCACGATTTCACGAACGCGACCGTGCTCGTCGTCGGCGGCGGACCGGTCGGTGCCCGGAAAGCGCGACGGTTCGCCCGCGAAGCGCGGGTGCTCGTCGTCAGTCCGGCGTTCGCCGATCGCGACTTCGGCGATGCCGAACTGATCCGGGCGGCCCCCGACGCCGACGACGTCCCGGCGTGGCTCGAGCGAACCGCACCTGCGTTGGTCGTCGCCGCGACCGACGACGCGGCGATCAACGAGGCCGTCGTCGACGCGGCCCACGATCGAGGGATCCTCGTCAACCGGGCGGATCGCTCCGGAGAACGCGAACCCGGCAGCGTCGTCGTTCCCGCGACCGTCCGGGAGGAGCCGGTGACCGTCGCGATCGCGACCGGCGGCCGGGCCCCCGCACTGAGCAAGTACCTCCGCCAGGAACTCGAGGAGACGCTCGAGGGGGCCGGCGAGATGGCGCGGGTCTGTAGCGGGGTTCGCGAGCAACTCAAGACACGGGACGTGTCAGCGGACCGGCGACGAGAGATCGTGACGAATGTCGTCAATTCTCCGGATGTTTGGACAGCTTTACGTACGGGTACTTCCAACTGTCCGCAAGTGATCGAGGACGTGCTCGGCGAAGAACTGGCAACTGGTGGTGATCGGCCGTGA
- the hemA gene encoding glutamyl-tRNA reductase, which yields MSTGVVTAGRVTHESGGVDDLAAASPESQGAAVRELLTVPDIDEAYVLSTCNRVEAYVVGADHAVGRAALAEFFAAVDDDAVVTTAHDESLRHLLRVAAGLESVILGEDQIIGQVRTAYEDARDAGGIGSMLEAAVTKAIHVGERARTETGINEGVVSLGSAATRRAAEELDLEGATALVVGAGEMGQLAARSLGDAGVDELVVANRTVAHAEHLVDDVEDETDAAAVPLEALETVTSRADIIVAATGSEEPVLETHHLDGDTGTDETDSEQVIVDLGQPRDVEPAADALPAVRVFDLDDLESITAETREQRADAAREVESMIDAEFDLLCDQYKRARADEAIAAMYESAERIKDREVETALSHLEGEVTDDQREVVEAMADALVNQLLAPPTKSLREAAAEDDWSTIHTALQLFNPEFDSDDGPLAPPSVVTASADTGIGATDDD from the coding sequence ATGTCGACAGGGGTCGTGACCGCCGGACGGGTGACCCACGAGAGCGGCGGCGTCGACGACCTGGCCGCCGCGAGCCCGGAGAGTCAGGGAGCCGCCGTCCGGGAACTCCTGACCGTTCCCGATATCGACGAAGCGTACGTCCTCTCGACGTGCAACCGGGTAGAGGCATACGTCGTCGGTGCCGACCACGCCGTCGGCCGGGCCGCGCTCGCGGAGTTTTTCGCCGCGGTCGACGACGACGCCGTCGTGACGACCGCCCACGACGAGAGTCTCCGGCACCTGCTCCGAGTCGCTGCCGGCCTCGAGTCGGTGATCCTCGGCGAAGACCAGATCATCGGCCAGGTGCGAACCGCCTACGAGGACGCTCGCGACGCCGGAGGCATCGGCTCGATGCTCGAGGCCGCCGTCACGAAGGCGATCCACGTCGGCGAGCGTGCCCGCACCGAAACCGGGATCAACGAGGGTGTCGTCTCGCTCGGTTCGGCCGCGACGCGACGCGCCGCCGAGGAACTCGACCTCGAGGGGGCGACCGCGCTGGTCGTCGGGGCCGGCGAGATGGGGCAACTCGCGGCCCGGAGCCTCGGGGACGCCGGCGTCGACGAACTCGTCGTCGCCAATCGAACCGTCGCCCACGCCGAACACCTCGTCGACGACGTCGAGGACGAGACCGACGCCGCGGCCGTCCCGCTCGAGGCGCTCGAGACCGTCACGAGCCGTGCCGATATCATCGTCGCGGCGACCGGCAGCGAGGAGCCAGTGCTCGAGACACACCACCTCGACGGCGATACCGGGACCGACGAAACCGACTCCGAACAGGTCATCGTCGATCTCGGCCAGCCACGAGACGTCGAACCGGCGGCCGACGCCCTCCCCGCGGTACGGGTGTTCGATCTGGACGATCTCGAGTCGATCACCGCGGAGACCCGCGAACAGCGGGCCGACGCCGCCCGTGAGGTCGAGTCGATGATCGACGCCGAGTTCGACCTGCTCTGTGACCAGTACAAACGCGCTCGCGCCGACGAAGCGATCGCGGCGATGTACGAATCCGCCGAGCGGATCAAGGACCGCGAGGTCGAGACGGCGCTCTCACACCTCGAGGGCGAAGTGACCGACGACCAGCGCGAGGTCGTCGAGGCGATGGCCGACGCGCTGGTCAACCAGTTGCTCGCCCCGCCGACCAAGAGCCTCCGCGAGGCGGCGGCCGAAGACGACTGGAGTACGATCCATACCGCACTGCAACTGTTCAATCCGGAGTTCGATTCGGACGACGGCCCGCTCGCACCGCCGTCGGTCGTCACCGCGAGTGCCGACACGGGAATCGGCGCGACGGACGACGACTAA